TGTTCGGGACTGGGACGaacaatagacgatgttcggaaataagtCTGTCAATTTGTTATGGGTTGTGGAGTAGTTGTCTTcccttgtttccatagaaacaccgaggcaagcctacaatgtcacgtgtagcttgcctcagtgtttcgaTCAAAAAGCAAGGAAACATAAGGGAAAGCACCTCTTCCACAACCAATGCAAACCCGACACAGTTATTTCTGGGATTCGTCAATTGCACCATAGACCCAGATTCGCCTTCGCTGACCTCTGGCTCTGCCTGAGATTAGCTGAGTAATACGACTGACTGCCTGTTCATTGTATGTctttgtgttcttcttcttcgcttgctgacttgcttgcttgtttttcttgtttaataGTTGATTCGTTGGTTGAGTCGGTGGGCTCATTGTTTGATTTCTACCGAGTTTCTACAGTCTTCTGAGCGTTTTTGTCGGTGTACAGAAACCAAATATTGGTGGGAAAATGTTGCCTCAGCTATTTTATCagcggtgtgtgggtgtgttgaaAGTGTAGGCATTGTGGGCACATTCATGGGGAGGAGCGGACTAGTAGCGCGCTGAATTTGGCTTCTAGTCGAATAAAGTTTGTTCGATTGCTTGAGTGTGGTCACGATACGAACACTCCCACGCAGCTGGCAGGCGTCCAATGCATACCACGGGAGGCGATCACTTGCTCTGCTGGTAGGGCAGGAGATGGATGTCAGGCCGCATCCTCCTTAGCACCACGTACatccccaccacccccaccagcATCCCCACAACCAGCATGGCGAAGGCCATCCCCCCGAACTGACCGTGCGTGTAGCCGCTAGAACTTCTCCCGGAAGCACTGGCGTCCACGTTCCCATCCCCAGCCGTCTTGGCCGAAGAGTCAGGCATCTTCTGACCAGCCGCTGCCGCCGCCACCGCCGCCGCGCTGGGTCCTCCCCCAGGCATTACGTTTGCCCAGAGATGGTCGAGGGTCTCCCAGCTCTTGAGGGACCCCTTGACCACCTCCAGGTCCGTGCGTTTCAGCGGGTGGTTGATGGGGACGGTCAGACCGCTGTCGACCGCCGCGGTCAGCTTGTCGAAGGCGTCCTTGCAGGGCAGCTGGGGAGGGTCGCTGGCCACGGGGGGAGGTTCCAGCATGGAGAAGAATATGTTGAGGTTGCTGGAGACGATGTCCTGCCACACGTTGACCTTGGCGATGCGCAGCATGTTGATGCCGGCGGCCTTGGCCATGGCGGTCTTGATGGAGGACAGGAAAAGGTAGCGCTGGTTGCTGACCACGTTGCCGTAGGACCCCTTCATGGAGAAGTACACGTACATCTCCTTCACGTCCTTCTTGTAGCACATGCTGATGTCGAACGCAGACATGTCCATGTGCATGGGCAGGTAGTTGAAGATGTTGATGGTCTTCTCCATGGCGTGCGCCATATGCATGCGCGCAGAGTCCCAACGGAAACCCCTTGGAGGCGGGGGAGGCATGCGCGTGCGCAGGAGGTCACCGGGGCGGTGGACTTTCGACGTGCGGGTAGGAGAGGGCCCGCCCTCGTTGCTCTGCCACCTGTCCCCCCACTGCTTCAGGGCGCGGTCCCCGAACAGCCCAAAGAAGGGTCCCACCCCGCTCTTCACAGCCGTGGTGTTGGCCAGGTAGGTGCCCACCAGAATGTTCATGCGCGAGAGGTCCAGGTCCATGTTCATCATGTTCAGCTTGCTGCGGAGGCGCGCCGAGGGCCAGCCAGCGAGGAAGTAGATCTCCTGCACCATCCCGGACTCGGAGGAGTCTGCCCACACGTCGACGGTCATGTCCCGCATGGTGCGCTGCCCCTGGTACTTGAAGTCGCGCTGGCCGTACATCAACAGCTGCATGCCGTGCTTCATGCTGATCTCCTGCCCCTTCCCGCCGTTGCTGGTACTCAGAGCCGCGGGCATGGGCTTCACGGAGCAGTTGCCGTCGTAGGAGTCGATGACGTACTGCACCAGGTTCTGATAGTCCTCGATGATGGTCAGCTCGGTGAGGCCGAACCTCTCCCCTCTGCCGCGCGGTGCGAAGCGGTCAGTCTGGATCAGGCCGAAGTCGTAGTCGAACAGCATGCGCTCCGTCATCGGGGGCCGGTTGCTGCCCGCCACGTAGACTTCCATGTACAGGGAGAACTGGTCTGGGAGCTGCGGCATGGTCTTGCTGATAatcagaataataataataataataataataataataataatgaacacttattaatcgccccttctcattCGACCTAacggcgatgtacaatagcaacagcgtgcgcacgcacacacacacacacacacacacacacacacacacacacacactcacacacacacacacacacacacacacacacacacacacacacactgtcacacacacactgtcacacacacacatacacacacatacatacacacacacacacacacacacacaca
The sequence above is a segment of the Littorina saxatilis isolate snail1 linkage group LG3, US_GU_Lsax_2.0, whole genome shotgun sequence genome. Coding sequences within it:
- the LOC138963177 gene encoding uncharacterized protein, which gives rise to MATESHAPRSPARYLTLLSTLFLTLLLHTPRVDGLLSYPCPNPPNSRPPPSQEVMPKLASQFEIHVEANIVQKGTTVEAVEIYDYPNQRAAMSITSSNETVTSIFNYGTGERFDIQADGTCRTLNLSDSAFDVFGFTELRQSGRPTIMQAANVFRFGDDFEKVFLGEDVVRGIPVYHWQSCQTWKSGDVIRAAYVMDYFFSKPGYSTATAEPLIPVRAFINGTATNVDADGKPISGVHNFSHVYDFSFFRSGPVADEAVFEIPRGTVCQRSISKTMPQLPDQFSLYMEVYVAGSNRPPMTERMLFDYDFGLIQTDRFAPRGRGERFGLTELTIIEDYQNLVQYVIDSYDGNCSVKPMPAALSTSNGGKGQEISMKHGMQLLMYGQRDFKYQGQRTMRDMTVDVWADSSESGMVQEIYFLAGWPSARLRSKLNMMNMDLDLSRMNILVGTYLANTTAVKSGVGPFFGLFGDRALKQWGDRWQSNEGGPSPTRTSKVHRPGDLLRTRMPPPPPRGFRWDSARMHMAHAMEKTINIFNYLPMHMDMSAFDISMCYKKDVKEMYVYFSMKGSYGNVVSNQRYLFLSSIKTAMAKAAGINMLRIAKVNVWQDIVSSNLNIFFSMLEPPPVASDPPQLPCKDAFDKLTAAVDSGLTVPINHPLKRTDLEVVKGSLKSWETLDHLWANVMPGGGPSAAAVAAAAAGQKMPDSSAKTAGDGNVDASASGRSSSGYTHGQFGGMAFAMLVVGMLVGVVGMYVVLRRMRPDIHLLPYQQSK